The following proteins are co-located in the Pedobacter frigiditerrae genome:
- a CDS encoding rhamnogalacturonan acetylesterase, with protein MTKHNAFTFQKLAKLTFLGFALLCFISMAKQEKPVLYIIGDSTVQNSDGNGKNEYWGWGSLLKAYLDTNRIAIENHAKAGTSTRTFILDGRWDKILAELKKGDFVIMQFGHNDHSGVDDPKDQRGTLLGAGDSTRVIISRRTNQEEIVHTYGWYLQKFITEAKAKGAIPITCSLVPRNKWKNGGVVVEAAYPKWTEEIAKKNNTYYINLNSIVASKWKTLGTVEVKTFFPVDGTHTNLKGAQLNAAAVVEGLKGLKSCPLNLYLKENK; from the coding sequence ATGACGAAGCATAACGCATTTACATTCCAGAAACTAGCTAAACTCACTTTTTTAGGGTTTGCCTTATTGTGCTTTATCAGTATGGCCAAACAGGAAAAACCTGTATTGTACATCATTGGCGATTCGACTGTTCAAAATAGTGATGGAAATGGCAAAAACGAATATTGGGGATGGGGGAGTTTACTGAAAGCTTATTTAGATACCAATAGAATAGCAATTGAGAATCACGCAAAGGCAGGTACAAGTACCCGTACTTTCATTTTAGATGGCAGATGGGATAAGATTTTAGCTGAACTAAAAAAAGGCGATTTTGTGATCATGCAATTCGGTCATAATGATCATTCGGGCGTAGATGACCCTAAAGACCAACGAGGAACATTATTGGGCGCTGGCGATTCGACAAGAGTGATCATCAGTAGAAGAACAAATCAGGAAGAAATTGTACATACCTACGGATGGTATTTGCAAAAATTTATTACCGAAGCGAAGGCAAAAGGCGCAATTCCAATTACTTGTTCATTGGTACCTAGAAATAAATGGAAAAATGGGGGAGTTGTAGTAGAAGCAGCATATCCAAAATGGACAGAAGAAATTGCCAAAAAGAACAATACTTATTACATCAACCTAAACAGTATTGTTGCCAGTAAATGGAAAACATTAGGAACCGTGGAAGTGAAAACCTTTTTTCCTGTAGATGGTACACATACCAATCTTAAAGGCGCACAATTAAATGCAGCCGCTGTGGTAGAAGGACTAAAAGGATTAAAGAGCTGTCCATTGAATTTGTATTTAAAAGAGAATAAATAG
- a CDS encoding LacI family DNA-binding transcriptional regulator — MHKEVTIYDIAEKLSISASTVSRALNANSLVNEKTQQKIIAMATSMGYRSNTFAANLRMQRSNTIGLIVPRLNSYFMSEVISGIESVTNDAGYNLIISQSMENVEKEISNLKTMFNNRVDGLLVSVAAGSNGTTGFDIFQDRKIPVLFFDRAPNGLTVPSVTIDNENAAFLITQHLIEMGAKNLFHITGHQSVSVYKERTTGFKKALLAAGLAFNENQLIVTDLSEKAGITAAKLIAELKGDGVFAANDSCAATCMNELKSQGFKMPQDVKFAGFNNDLISRNIDPALTTINYPGFEMGKVIAAKLLDHLSNKLDMNASPLITMKSELVIRASSMSPNVIAS, encoded by the coding sequence ATGCATAAAGAAGTTACCATATATGACATTGCCGAAAAGCTTTCTATTTCTGCATCAACAGTTAGTAGGGCATTAAATGCAAATTCTTTAGTCAATGAAAAGACACAGCAAAAGATAATTGCAATGGCAACTTCTATGGGTTATCGCAGTAATACCTTTGCTGCAAACCTGCGCATGCAACGGAGCAATACCATAGGTTTAATTGTGCCTAGGTTAAATAGCTACTTCATGTCCGAAGTTATCTCAGGTATAGAAAGTGTAACCAACGATGCAGGCTATAATTTGATCATTAGCCAATCAATGGAAAATGTAGAAAAAGAAATCAGTAACCTCAAAACAATGTTCAATAACAGGGTTGATGGTTTATTGGTATCTGTAGCTGCTGGTAGCAATGGGACAACAGGTTTTGATATTTTCCAAGATCGTAAAATACCCGTGCTTTTCTTTGATCGTGCACCAAATGGATTAACGGTTCCTTCGGTAACGATTGATAATGAAAATGCTGCTTTTTTAATTACTCAACATTTAATTGAAATGGGAGCAAAGAATTTATTTCATATCACAGGGCATCAATCTGTTAGTGTTTATAAGGAGCGAACTACGGGATTTAAAAAAGCACTTTTGGCTGCCGGATTAGCTTTTAATGAAAATCAGCTTATTGTTACAGATTTAAGTGAAAAGGCTGGCATAACAGCTGCAAAATTAATAGCAGAACTTAAAGGTGATGGTGTTTTTGCTGCTAATGATAGTTGTGCCGCAACTTGTATGAATGAATTAAAATCGCAAGGTTTTAAAATGCCTCAAGATGTAAAATTTGCAGGATTTAATAATGATTTGATCTCAAGAAATATCGACCCAGCTCTTACCACTATAAATTATCCTGGTTTCGAGATGGGTAAGGTTATCGCAGCCAAATTACTCGATCATTTAAGCAATAAACTAGACATGAATGCATCACCATTAATTACCATGAAATCTGAATTAGTGATTCGAGCCTCTTCTATGAGCCCTAACGTCATTGCGAGCTGA
- a CDS encoding glycoside hydrolase family 3 C-terminal domain-containing protein, protein MNIKKTAYIIALAIACFTSQATYCQTKKYPFQDYKLSFEVRVKDLVSRLTVEEKVAQMLNSAPAIPRLGVPAHDWWNEVLHGVARSPYKTTVFPQAIAMAAGFDKNSLYKMADYSALEGRAVYNKAVQDGKEGSKYVGLTYWTPNVNIFRDPRWGRGQETYGEDPFLTAMLGDAFVKGLQGNDPKYLKAAACAKHFAVHSGPEPLRHVFNIDVSAYDLWDTYLPAFQKLVVDSKVAGVMCAYNAFRTQPCCASDVLLTDILRKQWGFKGYVTSDCGAIDDFYKKHKTHKDAESAAVDAVFHGTDVDCGKEAYFALVQAVKNGNITEKQLDVSLHRLFMIRFQLGLFDPKELVKYAQTPASILESPAHKAHALKMAQQSMVLLKNENNTLPLRKDLKKIVVLGPNAANAVSILGNYNGNPTELTTILDGIKRKVSKNTQVVYEKAINFTNANMLVFQDVESQYSFDGKQGFKAEYFSNIALNGTPIAVRQEAKINHFWQEGENVIGNLAANDFSARYTTNFKANTNQKLAFELEADNGYRLILNGKIVLDEWVNKKKEIKRFELNTKKDSTYNLVVEFWQGDGQSGVRMDVGNYVQTDFNALAAKHHDADAFIFVGGISPQLEGESMKVDDPGFTGGDRTSILLPAVQTELMKVLKASGKPVVFVMMTGSAIATPYESENIPAILNTWYGGQSAGTAAADILFGDYNPSGRLPVTFYKSDTDLADFNDYNMENRTYRYFKNKPLYGFGYGLSYTTFSYAKQNIPVKVVKGKNVPIAVTVTNNGKMAGDEVAQLYIVNQNKNIKTSIKALKGFERINLKAGETKIVKFLLTPDDLSYIDANGAKQRFKGNLQINIGGSQPDEPNKTSGNVLKSIININ, encoded by the coding sequence ATGAATATTAAAAAGACCGCTTATATAATTGCACTAGCTATCGCATGTTTTACCTCACAAGCTACTTACTGTCAGACAAAAAAATATCCCTTTCAAGATTATAAATTAAGTTTTGAAGTTAGGGTTAAGGATTTGGTAAGTAGATTAACCGTAGAAGAAAAAGTGGCACAAATGCTTAATTCTGCACCAGCAATTCCCAGGTTAGGTGTACCTGCCCACGATTGGTGGAATGAAGTATTACACGGCGTTGCCAGATCACCATATAAAACTACTGTATTTCCACAGGCAATTGCAATGGCGGCTGGTTTTGATAAAAATTCGCTGTATAAAATGGCTGATTATTCGGCTTTAGAAGGAAGAGCTGTTTATAATAAAGCAGTACAAGATGGTAAAGAAGGTTCCAAATATGTTGGCTTAACCTATTGGACACCCAATGTAAATATCTTCCGCGATCCACGTTGGGGCAGGGGACAAGAAACTTATGGGGAAGACCCTTTTTTAACAGCAATGCTTGGTGATGCTTTTGTAAAGGGTTTGCAAGGCAATGATCCTAAATACCTAAAAGCAGCCGCTTGTGCTAAACATTTTGCTGTACATAGTGGTCCAGAACCTCTTCGTCATGTTTTTAATATTGATGTGAGTGCTTATGACCTTTGGGATACTTATTTGCCTGCTTTCCAAAAATTGGTGGTCGATTCGAAAGTTGCTGGTGTAATGTGTGCCTACAATGCCTTCAGAACTCAACCTTGTTGTGCCAGCGATGTACTTTTAACAGATATTTTAAGGAAACAATGGGGCTTTAAAGGCTATGTAACATCAGATTGTGGGGCAATAGACGACTTTTATAAAAAACATAAAACCCATAAGGATGCAGAATCTGCAGCTGTAGATGCTGTATTTCACGGTACAGACGTAGATTGTGGCAAGGAAGCTTATTTTGCCTTGGTGCAAGCGGTTAAAAATGGCAACATCACTGAAAAACAGTTGGATGTTTCTTTACATCGTTTATTTATGATTCGCTTTCAGCTTGGCCTTTTTGATCCAAAAGAACTGGTTAAATATGCACAAACACCTGCTTCGATTTTAGAAAGTCCAGCCCATAAAGCCCATGCTTTAAAAATGGCGCAGCAATCTATGGTGTTGCTTAAAAATGAAAACAATACGCTTCCGCTTCGCAAAGACTTAAAAAAGATTGTTGTATTAGGTCCTAATGCAGCAAACGCTGTTTCAATACTTGGTAACTATAATGGCAATCCAACTGAATTAACTACAATATTAGATGGTATTAAGCGAAAAGTTAGCAAAAACACTCAAGTAGTTTATGAAAAGGCCATCAACTTTACTAATGCTAATATGTTGGTTTTTCAAGATGTAGAAAGCCAGTATTCATTTGATGGTAAACAAGGTTTTAAAGCCGAATATTTCAGTAATATTGCCTTAAATGGTACACCAATAGCGGTTCGTCAGGAAGCAAAAATTAACCACTTCTGGCAAGAAGGAGAAAATGTAATTGGCAATTTAGCCGCAAACGATTTTTCTGCTCGTTACACCACTAATTTCAAGGCAAATACAAATCAGAAATTAGCTTTCGAGCTAGAGGCTGATAATGGCTATCGATTAATCTTAAATGGTAAGATAGTTTTAGACGAATGGGTAAACAAAAAGAAAGAAATTAAACGGTTTGAGTTAAATACAAAAAAAGATAGTACTTATAATCTTGTTGTAGAGTTTTGGCAAGGAGATGGACAATCTGGTGTGAGAATGGATGTAGGTAATTATGTACAGACGGATTTTAATGCATTAGCTGCCAAACATCATGACGCTGACGCTTTCATCTTTGTGGGAGGTATTTCACCACAGTTAGAGGGAGAATCAATGAAAGTTGATGATCCTGGGTTTACTGGGGGAGACCGTACCTCTATTTTATTACCAGCAGTGCAAACAGAGTTGATGAAAGTCTTAAAAGCAAGTGGTAAACCTGTTGTATTTGTCATGATGACAGGCAGCGCCATTGCTACACCATATGAGTCTGAAAACATACCTGCTATTCTTAATACTTGGTATGGTGGTCAATCTGCTGGTACGGCAGCGGCCGATATTCTTTTTGGCGATTACAACCCATCAGGACGATTACCGGTTACATTTTATAAAAGTGATACAGATCTAGCTGATTTTAACGATTACAACATGGAAAATCGTACCTATCGTTATTTCAAGAACAAACCACTTTATGGTTTTGGCTACGGATTAAGTTATACGACTTTCAGCTATGCTAAACAAAACATCCCTGTTAAGGTAGTTAAAGGAAAAAATGTGCCTATTGCAGTAACGGTAACTAATAATGGTAAAATGGCTGGTGATGAAGTGGCTCAACTTTATATTGTTAATCAGAATAAAAACATTAAAACATCAATTAAAGCTTTAAAGGGTTTCGAAAGGATTAATTTAAAAGCTGGCGAAACTAAAATCGTTAAATTTCTATTAACACCAGACGATTTATCTTACATAGATGCTAATGGTGCAAAACAGCGATTTAAAGGAAACCTGCAAATAAACATAGGTGGTAGTCAGCCCGATGAACCAAACAAAACAAGTGGTAACGTATTAAAAAGCATCATCAATATTAACTAG
- a CDS encoding DEAD/DEAH box helicase: MTDKEDSNKLDYGKLAPILKADKTSQLNLSDHLPKKMVVIFSRHKYYRHLVVELASVEVAKNGKLKNPIQVLDPLDLVWKTEKQAELKFYTGISRFKNNYNESRNGSDLEALKAIATNPLNLDFYLHDEKINSIVNAGSVTKIKLSILKVNLELSVDERGDSFAISGLLHLNGKTYDLEEIKLRFHYFIEIKDQLHLIDNPYVLSVIDFFKQHQNNLVIERSEYEEFQQDILAKVEEKIKINYAYLKPATKKQIEEQGFDLENEQIIYLTESEDFVLLTPVMRYGGLEIPVISQKQIQAKDKRGKIFTLDRDDEKELQFITNIAKMHPYFMEQAKEFGDQRHADCFWMHRKHFLEPGWFLEAFESWRSKGIAILGFNELKDNKISQYKAEIAINVISGIDWFETAIRVKFNKQTVSLKHLHKSIRNKNKFVQLDDGTMGILPDEWLQKFEGYFGAAEIVGETLHTPNINYATVEELYEDEILDIETKQRLALYRSKLSAFENIEDIKVPADLNATLRGYQKEGLNWLNFLDGFNFGGCLADDMGLGKTVQVLAFILSQKEKMGHNTNLVVVPASLVFNWQQEIKKFAPTLKVLTIYGADRAKIAADFDKYEVILTSYGTLLSDVRFLKDYRFNYIFLDESQTIKNPDSQRYKAVRLLQSRNKVVMTGTPIENNTFDLYGQLSFACPGLLGSREHFRQIYSVPIDQFKDTKRAVELQKRINPFLLRRTKEQVADELPDKTEMVIYCEMGTQQREIYESCRTEIRDYLMGTAEDELKRSSMHVLQGITKLRQICNSPAILSKEKYYGDASAKMDVLLEQIESKSPHHKILVFSQFVSMLELVKAELELRQIQFASLTGQTKNRESVVDSFQNNSEVRVFLISLKAGGVGLNLTKADYVYLIDPWWNPAVENQAIDRAYRIGQHQNVMAVRLICPDTIEEKIMLMQETKKDLASDLIKTEESIFKSLTKKDLLELI; this comes from the coding sequence ATGACCGATAAAGAAGACTCAAATAAGCTTGACTACGGAAAACTGGCGCCAATATTAAAGGCCGACAAAACTTCGCAGTTAAACCTATCAGACCATCTTCCCAAAAAAATGGTCGTTATTTTCAGTCGCCATAAATATTACAGGCATTTGGTGGTAGAGCTAGCGAGTGTAGAAGTTGCCAAAAACGGCAAACTTAAAAACCCTATTCAAGTTCTCGATCCACTAGACCTAGTTTGGAAAACCGAAAAACAAGCCGAACTTAAGTTTTATACTGGTATATCTCGTTTCAAGAACAACTACAACGAAAGTAGAAATGGATCTGATTTAGAAGCATTAAAAGCGATAGCAACAAATCCACTGAATTTAGATTTTTACCTACACGATGAAAAGATAAATTCAATTGTAAATGCTGGTTCGGTAACAAAAATCAAACTATCTATCCTTAAAGTAAATTTAGAGCTAAGTGTAGATGAAAGAGGTGATAGTTTTGCTATTTCTGGTTTATTACACCTGAACGGCAAAACATACGATTTAGAAGAGATCAAACTTCGTTTTCATTATTTTATAGAGATTAAGGATCAATTACATTTAATAGATAATCCCTATGTGCTTAGTGTGATCGACTTCTTTAAACAGCACCAAAACAACCTAGTCATTGAGCGTTCTGAATATGAAGAATTCCAACAGGATATTTTAGCAAAAGTAGAAGAGAAAATCAAAATTAATTATGCTTATCTCAAACCGGCTACCAAAAAACAAATAGAAGAGCAAGGTTTCGATTTAGAGAATGAGCAAATCATTTATTTGACAGAGTCGGAAGATTTTGTGTTGCTTACGCCAGTTATGCGTTATGGTGGACTAGAAATTCCTGTTATCTCCCAAAAACAAATTCAGGCAAAAGATAAAAGAGGAAAGATCTTTACCCTCGATCGCGATGATGAAAAAGAACTACAATTCATTACCAACATCGCCAAAATGCATCCCTATTTTATGGAGCAAGCAAAGGAGTTTGGTGATCAGCGGCACGCTGATTGTTTCTGGATGCACCGCAAACATTTCTTAGAACCAGGGTGGTTTCTCGAAGCCTTTGAATCATGGCGAAGTAAAGGGATTGCCATCTTAGGTTTCAATGAATTAAAGGATAATAAAATCAGTCAGTATAAAGCTGAAATAGCCATTAACGTAATTAGTGGCATAGATTGGTTTGAAACAGCCATTAGGGTCAAATTTAACAAACAAACCGTTTCCCTTAAACACTTGCATAAATCCATAAGAAACAAAAACAAGTTTGTGCAATTAGACGATGGAACCATGGGCATCTTGCCCGATGAATGGTTGCAAAAGTTTGAAGGCTATTTTGGAGCAGCGGAAATTGTAGGAGAGACCTTACATACGCCAAACATCAATTATGCAACGGTAGAAGAATTATATGAAGATGAAATTTTAGATATTGAAACCAAGCAAAGACTAGCATTGTATCGCTCTAAACTTTCGGCTTTCGAAAATATAGAAGACATTAAAGTTCCTGCTGATTTAAATGCGACCTTGCGTGGTTACCAAAAAGAAGGATTAAACTGGCTCAACTTCTTGGATGGTTTCAATTTTGGAGGTTGTTTAGCTGATGATATGGGCTTGGGTAAAACAGTGCAGGTTTTGGCATTCATCTTATCCCAAAAGGAAAAAATGGGACATAATACCAATCTAGTTGTGGTGCCAGCTTCCTTAGTGTTTAACTGGCAACAAGAAATTAAAAAGTTTGCCCCAACGCTTAAAGTATTAACTATTTATGGTGCCGACCGAGCCAAAATTGCAGCAGATTTTGATAAATATGAGGTCATCCTAACTTCTTACGGAACGTTATTGTCTGATGTGAGGTTCTTAAAAGATTATCGTTTTAACTATATCTTTTTAGATGAATCGCAAACCATTAAAAATCCAGATTCGCAACGTTACAAAGCAGTGCGATTATTACAATCGAGGAATAAGGTAGTGATGACCGGAACGCCAATAGAGAATAATACTTTCGATTTATACGGACAACTTTCTTTCGCTTGTCCAGGTTTGTTAGGTAGTAGAGAACATTTCCGCCAGATTTATTCTGTTCCCATAGATCAGTTTAAAGATACCAAACGTGCTGTCGAATTGCAAAAACGCATCAATCCTTTTTTATTAAGGCGTACCAAAGAGCAGGTGGCTGATGAATTGCCAGATAAAACTGAAATGGTGATTTATTGCGAAATGGGTACGCAACAGCGTGAAATTTATGAAAGTTGTCGCACTGAGATTAGAGATTACCTAATGGGCACAGCAGAAGACGAACTCAAACGAAGTAGTATGCATGTATTGCAAGGCATTACCAAGTTAAGGCAAATCTGTAATTCCCCAGCCATTTTAAGTAAAGAGAAGTACTATGGGGATGCTTCAGCCAAAATGGATGTATTGCTAGAACAAATTGAAAGTAAATCACCACACCATAAAATATTAGTCTTTTCTCAGTTTGTTAGCATGTTAGAATTGGTAAAGGCAGAACTAGAACTACGTCAAATTCAATTTGCTTCCCTAACCGGACAAACAAAAAACAGAGAAAGTGTTGTAGACTCTTTCCAGAATAACTCAGAAGTAAGGGTGTTTTTAATTAGTTTAAAAGCAGGTGGGGTAGGCTTAAACCTAACCAAAGCGGATTATGTTTACCTTATCGACCCTTGGTGGAACCCTGCCGTTGAAAATCAAGCCATAGATAGGGCTTATCGAATTGGGCAACATCAAAATGTAATGGCAGTACGATTAATCTGTCCAGATACCATCGAAGAAAAGATCATGCTCATGCAAGAAACCAAAAAAGACTTGGCTAGTGATTTGATTAAAACTGAGGAATCTATCTTTAAATCGTTAACGAAAAAGGATCTGTTGGAGTTGATATAG
- a CDS encoding pectate lyase: MIENTFWRSTIMISLAFLAINCKKTKTFQAEEVKTNTEKPVQVNETAIAFPGAEGFGKEVTGGRGGKVIKVTNLNDSGIGSFRAAVDATGARIIVFDVSGTIELNSAIELRNKDISIAGQTAPGDGITLKNYPLNVKTYNVIIRFMRFRMGDEKAVEADAIGGFESRDIIVDHCSMSWSTDECVSFYNNDNLSLQWCIISESLRVSAHGKGAHGYGGIWGGKNASFHHNLMANHDSRNPRFGEREGTAYALTDLVDVRNNVFYNWGSNSAYGGEAMNINIVNNYYKPGPATKNKERIFSIDKYMKSTTSPIYNQWGKFYIAGNYVDGRTAPTNDNWTYGVYNQFHSSYGTVSQADKDAMKLANPLEINSNVTTHTAIMAYQVVLDFAGASLKRDAIDARIIEHTKKGTFTANGSSGETNSTNGIIDKQSDVGGWPFLNAGVALTDADLDGMPDEWEKANKLDPNKANANGRDLSTGYDNIEVYVNSLVKQITAEQYRK, translated from the coding sequence ATGATTGAAAATACCTTTTGGAGAAGTACAATAATGATTTCATTGGCCTTTCTCGCCATCAATTGCAAAAAAACAAAAACCTTTCAAGCTGAAGAGGTAAAAACCAATACGGAAAAACCTGTTCAGGTTAATGAAACGGCTATTGCTTTTCCAGGTGCAGAAGGTTTTGGAAAAGAAGTAACTGGCGGAAGAGGTGGTAAGGTAATTAAGGTCACAAATCTGAATGATAGCGGCATCGGAAGTTTTAGAGCTGCAGTTGATGCAACAGGAGCGAGAATTATCGTGTTTGATGTTTCAGGAACAATAGAATTAAACAGTGCCATCGAGTTAAGGAATAAAGACATCAGCATTGCTGGACAAACTGCACCAGGAGATGGTATTACTTTGAAAAACTATCCACTGAATGTAAAAACCTACAATGTGATTATTCGTTTCATGCGGTTTAGAATGGGCGATGAGAAAGCGGTAGAAGCGGATGCGATTGGTGGTTTCGAATCTAGAGATATCATTGTAGATCATTGTTCTATGAGTTGGTCTACAGATGAATGTGTTTCATTTTATAACAATGATAACCTTTCGTTGCAATGGTGTATCATTTCAGAAAGCCTGAGAGTTTCTGCCCATGGCAAAGGCGCTCATGGTTATGGCGGCATTTGGGGTGGAAAAAACGCATCATTCCATCACAACTTAATGGCCAATCATGATAGTCGTAATCCAAGGTTTGGCGAACGTGAAGGTACTGCTTACGCCTTAACAGATTTGGTTGATGTAAGAAATAATGTGTTTTACAATTGGGGTAGCAATAGTGCTTATGGTGGCGAAGCGATGAACATCAATATCGTTAACAATTATTACAAACCCGGACCAGCAACCAAAAATAAGGAACGTATATTCTCTATAGATAAATACATGAAGTCGACTACCTCGCCGATTTACAACCAATGGGGTAAGTTTTACATTGCTGGTAATTATGTAGACGGAAGAACTGCGCCAACTAATGATAATTGGACTTATGGCGTTTACAATCAGTTTCATAGTAGTTATGGAACAGTTTCGCAAGCAGATAAAGATGCAATGAAACTCGCCAATCCGTTAGAAATAAACAGCAACGTAACTACTCATACCGCAATAATGGCTTATCAAGTGGTGCTTGATTTTGCAGGAGCATCCTTAAAAAGAGATGCCATTGATGCTCGAATCATTGAGCATACCAAAAAGGGAACTTTTACGGCAAACGGATCAAGTGGAGAAACTAATAGCACCAATGGAATTATAGATAAACAGAGTGATGTTGGCGGCTGGCCATTTTTAAATGCTGGGGTAGCTTTAACAGATGCAGATTTAGATGGGATGCCCGATGAATGGGAAAAAGCCAATAAACTTGATCCTAATAAAGCCAATGCAAATGGCAGAGATTTAAGCACTGGCTACGATAATATTGAAGTTTATGTAAATTCTTTGGTTAAACAAATTACAGCAGAGCAGTACAGAAAATAA
- a CDS encoding pectinesterase family protein — protein sequence MITLVTFDAKMAVASSFAKRPDKIVAKDGSGDYTTVQAAIDAAPAGRNEFYTILIKKGIYKELINISKGKNFISLKGEGAVNTILTFDNSARKLDANGKEYGTFGSSSVYVLADNFTAEDLTFENSSGTTGGQALAISVTGDRAAFKNCSFLGHQDTFYAGGNTIQYFKNCFIAGTVDFIFGASTAYFEDCTLHSISAGYLTAASTPQGQKYGYVFSQCKLTAEPSLAKNKVYLGRPWRPYANVVFLNCEMGAHIRPEGWHNWGKVENEQTAFYSEYQSKGEGYQKDKRVSWAKELNDLEASEFTKKKVLGDWKPF from the coding sequence ATGATTACACTTGTCACATTCGACGCTAAAATGGCTGTTGCTTCAAGCTTTGCTAAAAGACCTGATAAAATTGTGGCTAAAGATGGCTCTGGAGATTATACAACTGTGCAAGCAGCTATAGATGCAGCACCTGCTGGAAGAAATGAATTCTATACCATTTTAATTAAAAAGGGTATTTATAAAGAATTGATTAACATTTCCAAAGGAAAAAACTTTATTTCTTTAAAAGGAGAAGGAGCTGTAAATACCATTTTAACATTTGATAATTCGGCTAGAAAATTAGATGCAAATGGAAAGGAATACGGCACATTCGGTTCATCCTCAGTTTATGTATTAGCTGATAACTTTACAGCAGAAGACCTAACTTTCGAAAATAGTTCAGGTACTACTGGTGGGCAAGCCTTAGCCATTAGCGTGACTGGTGATAGGGCAGCATTTAAAAATTGTAGTTTCCTTGGGCATCAAGATACTTTTTATGCTGGTGGAAATACCATTCAATACTTTAAAAACTGTTTCATCGCAGGAACGGTAGATTTCATATTTGGCGCTTCTACAGCTTATTTTGAAGATTGTACTTTACATAGCATTTCTGCAGGATACCTAACTGCTGCATCAACACCACAAGGTCAGAAATACGGCTATGTTTTCTCTCAATGTAAATTAACAGCAGAGCCATCACTCGCAAAAAACAAAGTTTATTTAGGCAGACCTTGGCGTCCTTATGCAAATGTGGTTTTTCTAAACTGCGAAATGGGAGCACACATCAGACCAGAGGGATGGCATAACTGGGGCAAGGTAGAAAATGAGCAAACAGCTTTTTATTCGGAGTATCAGAGCAAAGGCGAAGGTTATCAAAAAGACAAGCGTGTAAGCTGGGCAAAAGAATTGAATGATTTAGAAGCTAGCGAGTTTACTAAGAAAAAAGTATTAGGAGATTGGAAACCATTTTAA